TCTCCTTGTTTATTCTTATCAGGCCGTTATGAAGCCAGTACTTTGCAAACGGCTCTCCGGAGGCAGCCTCCGACTGGGCTATCTCGTTTTCGTGGTGCGGGAAGATGAGGTCCTTTCCCCCTCCATGTATCTCGAAATTCGTTCCCAAATACTCCATGCTCATAACGGAGCACTCTATGTGCCATCCGGGCCTTCCGTCTCCCCACGGGCTTTTCCAAGCCGGCTCGCCGGGTTTTGACTCCTTCCAGAGCGCGAAATCAAGAGGGTCTTCCTTTTCCTCGTTTACGTCTATTCTCACTCCTTCAAGCATGTGATCAAGCGACCTGCAGGAGAGCTTTCCGTAGTCCGGGAATTTTCTCACGGAGAAAAAGACGTTGTTGCCCGAGCGGTAGGCGAAGCCTTTCTCTATTATCTTTTCTATGAGCGCTATTATCTGCTCCAGATGCTCGGTTACCCGGGGCTCGACGTCTGGAGTCTCAACCCCTATCGAGGCCATGTCCTCTCTGTATTCCTTTATGTACTTCTCGGATATCTCATCGCAGCTTACCCCTTCCTGATTGGAGCGGGTTATTATCTTGTCGTCTATGTCGGTGTAGTTTCTCGCGAACAGAACGTCGTAGCCGGCGTATCTGAGGAATCTCTGTATAATGTCAAAAGACACCGCGGAGCGGGCGTGCCCCAGATGGGCTGAGTCATATACCGTGGGACCGCAGACATACATCCGGACCTTGTCTCCCTCAAAGGGAATGAGATCTTCTTTTTTCTGCGAGAGAGAATTGTAGATTTTTATTTTGGGAAGTTCTTTCGGCATGTTTCAAGGGAGGTCACTGCGAGACCTCCTTATCCCGTGGTATTTTTCGAAGGGAAAATTCTACGTATTCGTTCCCTAAATTCAAGGGTTAGGGCGCACGTGCGCAAGGCGACCGGGGCTCTTTTCTCAAAATCTGAGCAAAGAAGGCGGATTTTTGCCCCTTTCCAGCAGTTTTTTCTTCAAAGTGAAAAAAAAGCTTGCCAAAGCAAAACCGTCCGTTAGTATGATGGTTCACTTTCATTTTTTTGTTTGAAGTTGTTTTGTTTTCCTTGTTCTTTTTAAATTGACAATTTCCGGTGGGTGAGTACTATATTCTACCCATTTTGATAGCTTGATCTTTGAAAATTTAATAGCAGATGATAGCGGGCGAACTAGAGCAGTATCCGTAAATTCTTTTAAATTCTTATGAAGAGTTTGATCCTGGCTCAGAGCGAACGCTGGCGGCACGCCTAACACATGCAAGTCGAGCGAGAAAGTGACTTCGGTCGCGAGTAAAGCGGCGAACGGGTGAGTACAACGTGGATAATCTACCCTAGGGTCTGGGACAACCCCGAGAAATCGGGGCTAATACCGGATAAGACCACAGTATCCA
This sequence is a window from Candidatus Dadabacteria bacterium. Protein-coding genes within it:
- the cysS gene encoding cysteine--tRNA ligase, whose amino-acid sequence is MPKELPKIKIYNSLSQKKEDLIPFEGDKVRMYVCGPTVYDSAHLGHARSAVSFDIIQRFLRYAGYDVLFARNYTDIDDKIITRSNQEGVSCDEISEKYIKEYREDMASIGVETPDVEPRVTEHLEQIIALIEKIIEKGFAYRSGNNVFFSVRKFPDYGKLSCRSLDHMLEGVRIDVNEEKEDPLDFALWKESKPGEPAWKSPWGDGRPGWHIECSVMSMEYLGTNFEIHGGGKDLIFPHHENEIAQSEAASGEPFAKYWLHNGLIRINKEKMSKSLGNFFTLSEATKRWSPEAIRLFFLSHHYQNPADFSEKSMHDSEAALERIYQALLRAAEAREAKGSDPALEGSIRKFEEDFHSSMSDNFNTADVVGSLFDLIRSINRSLDSVGKTQSATLALEKIKEICGVLGVLSEEPAEYMEKRKSTANLSDIDPFEIEKLIEERNSAREEKNWKKADEIRDYLSSKGIVLEDRPGGTDWKAQRT